Genomic window (Sulfurimonas sp.):
TAGTTGATATACATTGTAAGCTTCAGCAATCTCTGGTAAGTCATCTGTATTTACTAAGATTATTGAAATGTTTAACTCTTCTTCATCGACTTGTTCAAGCTCAGTGTCAAGCGCCATACAAGCATCACAAAAATCAGAACCAAACTTTAAAATAACTATGTTGTTCTTTTGAAACTCGGCATCTAGTGTATCTTGAAAACTATTCTCATCTACTTCAAATATTGCCATTTATACCTTCCTTATT
Coding sequences:
- a CDS encoding thioredoxin family protein — its product is MAIFEVDENSFQDTLDAEFQKNNIVILKFGSDFCDACMALDTELEQVDEEELNISIILVNTDDLPEIAEAYNVYQLPTMIIFTNKNHILHEGQGVILSDDILKIINPSL